Genomic window (Pseudomonas hydrolytica):
ACTCGACGACGGGCAGATACTGGGCAAACCCCACGACCTGCCAAGAGCCCAGCAGCAGCTGCGCGCCGCCAGTGGCAGCAGCGTCACCTTCCTGACCGGCCTGGCGCTGCTCAACACCAGCAGCGGCAGGTGCCAGGTGGACTGCGTGCCCTTCACCGTGCACTTCCGCCAACTTAGCGACGAGCAGATCCTGCGCTATCTGCAACGCGAGCAGCCATTCGACTGCGCTGGCAGCTTCAAATCGGAAGGCCTGGGCATCAGCCTGTTTCGCAGCACCGAAGGCGAAGACACCACCAGCCTGATCGGCCTGCCACTGATTCGCCTGGTGGACATGCTGCTGAACGAGGGAATCGCAGTCCCTTGAGTCACCCATAAAAAGAAGAAGGCCCGCTCAGCGGGCCTTCCTTTTAACTGTCAGCGCAGCGTCGGCCCCTGGAAGCCCATCCACAACGCAATGCGATCAGCCACGCTGGTACCCAGGCGCTTGGCGAAGCGATCGAACGGCGTGTCTCGCACGGTGAAGTCGACCATCTCCTTCTCGCCAATCACCTCGCGAGCAACGTAACTGGCACTTCCCAGCGCATCGACCAGCCCCAGCTGCAGCGCCTGCTCGCCCGACCAGACCAACCCCGAGAACAGCTCGGGA
Coding sequences:
- a CDS encoding Maf family protein, whose amino-acid sequence is MPALLLASSSPYRRELLDRLQLPFTWQSPSIDESRREGEAAIDLVKRLAEEKARALASSHPDHLIIGSDQVAVLDDGQILGKPHDLPRAQQQLRAASGSSVTFLTGLALLNTSSGRCQVDCVPFTVHFRQLSDEQILRYLQREQPFDCAGSFKSEGLGISLFRSTEGEDTTSLIGLPLIRLVDMLLNEGIAVP